A window of the Cystobacter fuscus genome harbors these coding sequences:
- the ribA gene encoding GTP cyclohydrolase II, translating to MSDTPQVLPTRKSSSLLERFSEADVPTERGVLRTVVFREKRNGREHVALFVGDIHDKEGVPVRVHSECLTSEVFGSLKCDCRQQLDRALDFVTQNGCGVVLYLRQEGRGIGLGNKIKAYALQAQGLDTYESNRKLGFADDLRSYDVAAEMLRSLGVRSVDLITNNPLKIAGLVEEGIPVRRRIPSRTAHNPHNVDYLRTKRERTGHLIELFAEDDTEAKVG from the coding sequence ATGTCCGACACGCCTCAGGTCCTCCCCACCCGAAAAAGCTCTTCGCTCCTGGAGAGGTTCTCCGAAGCGGACGTCCCGACGGAGCGAGGCGTGCTGCGCACGGTCGTCTTCCGGGAGAAGCGCAATGGCCGGGAGCACGTGGCCCTCTTCGTGGGAGACATCCACGACAAGGAGGGGGTGCCGGTGCGCGTGCACTCCGAGTGCCTGACCAGCGAGGTGTTCGGCAGCCTCAAGTGCGACTGCCGGCAGCAGTTGGACCGGGCGCTGGACTTCGTCACCCAGAATGGCTGTGGCGTGGTGCTCTACCTGCGCCAGGAGGGCCGGGGCATCGGCCTGGGCAACAAGATCAAGGCCTACGCACTGCAGGCCCAGGGGCTGGACACGTACGAGTCCAACCGGAAGCTGGGGTTCGCCGACGACCTGCGCAGCTACGACGTCGCCGCGGAGATGCTGCGCTCACTGGGAGTGCGGTCCGTGGACCTCATCACGAACAACCCCCTGAAAATTGCAGGATTGGTGGAAGAGGGTATTCCCGTGCGTCGACGCATTCCCTCGCGTACGGCGCATAATCCACATAATGTGGACTACCTGAGGACAAAGCGCGAGCGAACGGGACACCTGATTGAGCTCTTCGCCGAGGACGACACAGAAGCCAAGGTGGGCTGA
- a CDS encoding MBL fold metallo-hydrolase, which yields MLIFDMGTGARALGEALSAGSGPLRASIFLSHYHYDHLQGVPFFTPLSSPRFSFTVYGATREGRSVKDVLTGQMVQPYFPVTMTQVTKAALAYRDMVPGQLLELGPATVRALDLNHPGGNLGYRVDCDGRSVVYATDVEHGCDMDRELVEFARNADVLIIDAMYTEDEYRGRKGASKVGWGHSTWEAAVHVANSAQVKQLVLFHHEPTRDDEEMDAFVARVREHRPEVLAARELETITL from the coding sequence TTGCTCATCTTCGACATGGGCACGGGGGCTCGCGCGTTGGGCGAGGCGCTGAGCGCGGGGAGTGGACCGCTGCGCGCGTCCATCTTCCTGTCCCACTACCACTACGATCACCTGCAGGGGGTGCCATTCTTCACCCCGCTCTCCAGCCCCCGCTTCTCCTTCACGGTGTATGGAGCCACCCGTGAGGGGCGCTCGGTGAAGGACGTACTGACCGGGCAGATGGTGCAGCCCTACTTCCCGGTGACGATGACGCAGGTCACCAAGGCCGCGCTGGCCTACCGGGACATGGTGCCCGGACAACTGCTGGAGCTGGGACCGGCCACCGTGCGCGCCCTGGATCTGAACCATCCGGGCGGCAACCTGGGCTATCGCGTGGACTGCGATGGCCGCTCGGTGGTGTACGCGACGGACGTGGAGCACGGCTGCGACATGGACCGCGAGCTGGTGGAGTTCGCGCGGAACGCGGACGTGCTCATCATCGACGCGATGTACACCGAGGACGAGTACCGGGGCCGCAAGGGCGCCTCGAAGGTGGGCTGGGGCCACTCGACCTGGGAGGCGGCGGTGCACGTGGCCAACTCCGCCCAGGTGAAGCAACTGGTGCTCTTCCACCACGAGCCCACGCGCGATGACGAGGAGATGGATGCCTTCGTCGCCCGGGTGCGCGAGCACCGCCCCGAGGTGCTCGCCGCGCGGGAGCTGGAGACGATCACCCTCTGA
- the glp gene encoding gephyrin-like molybdotransferase Glp: MKDDTELLAVEEARARTLALVQPLPTEWVRWEDALGRTLAEDVRAQRTLPPWDNSAMDGFAVRSADLTAPPPVRLRVGETIYAGQSPREQVRPGTCARIMTGAPLPAGADAVVMRERTRLTPEGDAVDILEGVGPGHFVRPRGEDAREGEVLLPRGTPLGIPELGLLLGQGRTSVPVPRRPRVAILSTGDELCPADAPAEGRIVDANAPALSLAVLRAGGVPSVLGIARDTREDVSRLLSAAEGHDLVLTSAGMSVGEHDFVREALAHLGVAQDFWRVAIKPGKPLAVGRKGGTLYCGLPGNPTSSLVTFELFVRPALRRMLGHVEVEPPRVPGRLEGELKKAPGLDHYIRVTATWQEGELWARPLATQTSGALRSAASATHLLHFPRSSSRLATGDKVELLPLSWSA; the protein is encoded by the coding sequence ATGAAGGATGACACCGAGCTGCTCGCCGTGGAGGAAGCGCGAGCCCGCACCCTCGCCCTGGTCCAACCGTTGCCCACCGAATGGGTGCGCTGGGAGGACGCGCTCGGGCGCACCCTGGCCGAGGACGTGCGGGCCCAACGCACCCTGCCGCCCTGGGACAACTCGGCCATGGATGGCTTCGCCGTGCGCAGCGCGGATCTGACGGCCCCCCCGCCCGTGCGGCTGCGGGTGGGGGAAACCATCTACGCGGGGCAGTCGCCGCGCGAGCAGGTGCGTCCCGGGACGTGCGCGCGCATCATGACGGGGGCTCCCCTGCCCGCGGGCGCCGACGCGGTGGTGATGCGCGAGCGGACGCGGCTGACGCCCGAGGGGGACGCGGTGGACATCCTCGAGGGGGTAGGTCCCGGCCACTTCGTGCGACCCCGGGGAGAGGACGCGCGCGAGGGCGAGGTGCTGCTGCCCCGGGGAACGCCCCTGGGAATCCCCGAGCTGGGCCTGCTCCTGGGCCAGGGGCGCACGAGCGTGCCGGTGCCCCGCCGGCCTCGGGTGGCCATCCTCTCCACGGGGGACGAGCTGTGCCCGGCGGACGCCCCCGCCGAGGGCCGCATCGTGGACGCCAACGCGCCCGCGCTCAGCCTCGCGGTGCTGCGCGCCGGAGGGGTGCCCTCGGTGCTCGGCATCGCCCGGGACACCCGGGAGGACGTGTCCCGCCTGCTCTCGGCCGCCGAGGGCCATGATCTGGTGCTCACGAGCGCCGGCATGTCGGTGGGCGAGCACGACTTCGTGCGCGAGGCGCTGGCGCACCTGGGCGTGGCGCAGGACTTCTGGCGCGTGGCCATCAAGCCGGGCAAGCCCCTGGCCGTGGGCCGCAAGGGGGGGACCCTCTACTGTGGGCTGCCCGGCAACCCCACCTCGTCCCTGGTGACCTTCGAGCTCTTCGTGCGCCCCGCCCTGCGCCGCATGCTGGGACACGTCGAGGTGGAGCCACCGCGGGTGCCGGGTCGGCTCGAGGGGGAGCTGAAGAAGGCCCCGGGGCTGGACCACTACATCCGGGTGACCGCCACCTGGCAGGAGGGCGAGCTGTGGGCCAGGCCCCTGGCCACCCAGACCTCGGGGGCACTGCGCTCCGCGGCCTCGGCCACTCATCTGCTTCATTTCCCTCGTTCTTCCAGTAGGTTGGCTACTGGGGACAAGGTCGAGCTGTTGCCCCTGTCCTGGAGTGCCTGA
- the rnr gene encoding ribonuclease R translates to MKRHLAESKHPLGVKELLKLTQLHPGQQTQLKRTLRDMVRAGDLLKEGKRFRLRGAQPPSSGGDGPQPPFRRERDTRPPEASRAGPREERGESGPGTRAPSELDSRFAPRGRFDKERRPEPRGRFVREGRAEQPRGRFEDRGAGARGRFARPERPGDGGRSAPPGRFARDERRPAPAGRFDKDRRPPAGGRSFGGERFASRDRGGGDGGRETLSVEGVLHVHRDGYGFVHPSSGQGDNIFLPPQEAARALDNDRVLVEAWGRPGRMEGRLVRVVGRLRQLVVGSYETRGRHGAQVLPSDKNLQMQGPIRVPPTQMARDGDLVKVRLGVGAGLLEPGEGLYGEVAGSLGKPGDPSAEVLSIAYSQGFSDEFPPEVMDEADRIHTVVTEEEARGEERRDLRSLPLVTIDGEDARDFDDAVYAEDRSDGWRLVVAIADVTHYVREGTALNAEALRRATSVYLPDRVLPMLPERLSNGICSLRPDEDRLCMVADMVIDRKGLLVSSEMYPAVMRSHARCTYNEVQDVLDGKDVPHRNAFKPHFERLQALARTLTQMRKERGAIDFNLSEHKVVMGEDGLPARMEKRERKDSHRLIEECMLAANEAVAKFFADRELPSVYRYHGEPDEEKLAIFAQMAQAYGFQLNAEDISPKALNTFMTQLQGHPEERALNQLLLRSMMQAVYTSGDRGHYGLAAEYYLHFTSPIRRYPDLLVHRLLKAHWNRKGQKRLEAHIEREERALEDMAAQSSDRERAAMQAEREVVSYYAALMVKDRVGEEFAATVAGIAEFGFFVELDDLHIEGLVRADSLGFGTRFDKALLALLLPGGFRVRVGQKARVRLTGVNLGLRRIDFEALEVGGHTVKAMQAVDRQEHEERRRQTKEERKKAARIGRERERQEKWGKPRVDTGSERSLAEAEEAQRRQASDAPETMEIPSETIDAVAAAAPPEVSAEVVPVPSAGFERIRALAALDQPSEQPAPEKVKAVPPTRRKRAAVAAEEKPTRAKQPAKKVAAKKPTAKKATVAKKAPAKKAADKKAPAKKAPAKKAAVTKKAPAKKVTAKKATAVKKAPVKKVAAKKAPAKKAPARKAAAKKSTAATKARPAKGGAKKTAASRRGRKS, encoded by the coding sequence GTGAAGCGACACCTGGCCGAGTCCAAACATCCCCTCGGCGTCAAGGAACTGCTCAAGCTCACCCAGCTTCACCCCGGACAGCAGACCCAACTCAAGCGGACGCTCCGGGACATGGTGCGCGCGGGCGACCTGCTCAAGGAGGGCAAGCGCTTCCGCCTCCGGGGCGCGCAGCCGCCTTCGTCCGGTGGTGACGGCCCGCAGCCTCCCTTCCGGCGCGAACGGGACACGAGGCCCCCCGAGGCCTCGCGGGCCGGCCCCCGGGAAGAGCGCGGCGAATCCGGCCCGGGGACGCGAGCCCCGTCCGAGCTCGACTCGCGCTTCGCTCCCCGGGGCCGCTTCGACAAGGAGCGCCGCCCCGAGCCGCGCGGCCGCTTCGTGCGCGAGGGCCGCGCCGAGCAGCCCCGAGGCCGTTTCGAGGACCGTGGCGCCGGAGCTCGTGGCCGCTTCGCCCGTCCCGAGCGTCCAGGGGACGGGGGCCGTTCCGCTCCTCCGGGCCGGTTCGCCCGGGATGAGCGCCGGCCAGCTCCGGCGGGCCGCTTCGACAAGGATCGCCGTCCCCCGGCCGGTGGGCGCTCCTTTGGTGGGGAGCGCTTCGCGTCTCGCGACCGGGGTGGGGGCGACGGTGGCCGGGAGACCCTCTCCGTCGAAGGCGTGCTCCACGTGCACCGGGATGGCTACGGCTTCGTCCACCCGAGCTCGGGACAGGGGGACAACATCTTCCTGCCGCCCCAGGAGGCCGCGCGCGCGCTCGACAACGATCGCGTGCTCGTGGAGGCATGGGGCCGTCCCGGACGCATGGAGGGACGCCTCGTGCGCGTGGTGGGCCGCCTGCGCCAGCTCGTCGTGGGCTCCTACGAGACGCGCGGCCGGCACGGCGCCCAGGTGTTGCCCTCCGACAAGAACCTGCAGATGCAGGGCCCCATCCGCGTGCCTCCTACCCAGATGGCGCGCGACGGAGACCTGGTGAAGGTGCGGCTGGGCGTCGGCGCCGGCCTGCTGGAGCCGGGCGAGGGCCTCTATGGCGAGGTCGCTGGCTCTCTCGGCAAGCCCGGGGATCCGAGCGCGGAGGTGCTCTCCATCGCCTACTCGCAGGGCTTCTCCGACGAGTTCCCTCCCGAGGTCATGGACGAGGCGGACCGCATCCACACCGTCGTCACCGAGGAGGAGGCCCGGGGCGAGGAGCGCCGCGACCTGCGCTCGCTGCCGCTCGTCACCATCGACGGAGAGGACGCGCGCGACTTCGACGACGCCGTCTACGCCGAGGATCGGAGCGACGGCTGGCGGCTCGTGGTGGCCATCGCCGACGTGACGCACTACGTGCGCGAGGGCACCGCGCTCAACGCCGAGGCCCTGCGCCGCGCCACCTCCGTCTACCTGCCCGACCGCGTGCTGCCCATGCTCCCCGAGCGCCTGAGCAACGGCATCTGCTCGCTGCGTCCCGACGAGGACCGGTTGTGCATGGTGGCCGACATGGTGATCGACCGGAAGGGTCTGCTCGTCTCCAGCGAGATGTACCCGGCCGTCATGCGCAGCCACGCGCGCTGCACCTACAACGAGGTGCAGGACGTGCTCGATGGCAAGGACGTGCCGCACCGCAACGCCTTCAAGCCCCACTTCGAGCGGCTCCAGGCCCTGGCGCGCACGCTCACCCAGATGCGCAAGGAGCGCGGCGCCATCGACTTCAACCTCTCCGAGCACAAGGTGGTGATGGGCGAGGACGGCCTGCCCGCCCGCATGGAGAAGCGCGAGCGCAAGGACAGCCACCGGCTCATCGAGGAGTGCATGCTCGCCGCCAACGAGGCGGTGGCGAAGTTCTTCGCGGACCGGGAGCTGCCCAGCGTCTACCGCTACCACGGTGAGCCGGACGAGGAGAAGCTCGCCATCTTCGCCCAGATGGCCCAGGCCTACGGCTTCCAGCTCAACGCCGAGGACATCTCTCCCAAGGCGCTCAACACCTTCATGACGCAGCTGCAGGGCCACCCCGAGGAGCGCGCCCTCAACCAGCTCCTGCTGCGCTCCATGATGCAGGCCGTCTACACCTCGGGCGATCGGGGCCACTACGGCCTGGCCGCCGAGTACTACCTGCACTTCACCTCGCCCATCCGCCGCTACCCGGACCTGCTCGTGCACCGGCTGCTCAAGGCGCACTGGAACCGCAAGGGCCAGAAGCGGCTGGAGGCCCACATCGAGCGCGAGGAGCGCGCGCTGGAGGACATGGCCGCCCAGAGCTCGGATCGCGAGCGCGCCGCCATGCAGGCCGAGCGCGAAGTGGTCTCCTACTACGCGGCCCTCATGGTGAAGGACCGCGTGGGCGAGGAGTTCGCCGCCACCGTCGCCGGCATCGCCGAGTTCGGCTTCTTCGTGGAACTCGATGACTTGCACATCGAGGGGCTCGTGCGCGCCGACTCGCTCGGCTTCGGGACCCGCTTCGACAAGGCGCTGCTCGCCCTGCTGCTGCCGGGAGGCTTCCGCGTGCGCGTGGGTCAGAAGGCCCGCGTGCGGCTGACCGGTGTGAACCTGGGACTGCGGCGGATCGACTTCGAGGCCCTCGAGGTGGGCGGCCACACGGTGAAGGCCATGCAGGCCGTGGATCGCCAGGAACACGAAGAGCGGCGTCGCCAGACGAAGGAGGAGCGCAAGAAGGCGGCCCGTATCGGGCGTGAGCGCGAGCGCCAGGAGAAGTGGGGCAAGCCCCGGGTGGACACCGGTTCCGAGCGCTCGCTCGCCGAGGCCGAGGAGGCCCAGCGGCGCCAGGCCTCCGATGCCCCCGAGACGATGGAGATTCCCTCGGAGACCATCGACGCCGTGGCCGCGGCGGCTCCTCCGGAGGTTTCCGCCGAGGTCGTTCCCGTGCCGTCCGCGGGCTTCGAGCGCATCCGTGCCCTCGCGGCCCTGGATCAGCCCTCCGAGCAGCCAGCTCCCGAGAAGGTGAAGGCCGTGCCGCCCACGCGGCGCAAGCGGGCCGCCGTCGCGGCCGAGGAGAAGCCGACACGGGCGAAGCAGCCCGCGAAGAAGGTCGCCGCGAAGAAGCCCACGGCCAAGAAGGCCACGGTGGCCAAGAAGGCTCCCGCGAAGAAGGCCGCCGACAAGAAAGCTCCCGCGAAGAAGGCCCCGGCCAAGAAGGCCGCGGTGACCAAGAAGGCTCCCGCGAAGAAGGTCACGGCGAAGAAGGCCACGGCGGTCAAGAAGGCCCCCGTGAAGAAGGTCGCCGCCAAGAAGGCTCCCGCGAAGAAGGCCCCGGCCAGGAAGGCCGCCGCCAAGAAGTCCACGGCGGCGACCAAGGCGCGTCCCGCCAAGGGCGGCGCGAAGAAGACGGCCGCCTCGCGCCGGGGAAGGAAGTCGTAG
- the lipB gene encoding lipoyl(octanoyl) transferase LipB — protein sequence MNTLTVYRLGQVEYEDGLQLMKLFGETRRQGLCGDVLLLLEHPPVLTLGRAAKRENVVADDARLAEEHIGLFQTDRGGDVTYHGPGQLVGYPIFLLPEHRQDVRRYVRDVEQCMHRTLAEYGLSSVTIPKWPGVWLGGEATHDARKIAAIGVHLARWLTTHGFALNVNTHLDHFQLIVPCGIREAGVTSLQRELGHRVPMAEVEDKVTRHFAEVFELQRAEGPPPTRTVSVTLLKGEGADTRVLLLRRRPHRGGFWQIVTGRLEPGESPREAAARELFEETGLRADVVDLDYRHAFAVGNTVPPRLVEENAFAARCGGGFEVRLGDEHDAAEWVDVPTALERLPFRGLREGVERALRRGAHDVRG from the coding sequence GTGAACACTCTGACGGTGTATCGGCTCGGTCAGGTCGAGTACGAGGATGGCTTGCAGCTCATGAAGCTCTTCGGCGAGACCCGGCGCCAGGGCCTCTGCGGGGACGTGTTGCTGCTGCTCGAGCACCCGCCGGTGCTTACCCTGGGCCGGGCCGCCAAACGCGAGAACGTCGTCGCGGACGATGCGCGGCTGGCCGAGGAGCACATCGGCCTGTTCCAGACGGATCGGGGCGGCGACGTCACCTACCACGGCCCCGGGCAGCTCGTGGGCTACCCCATCTTCCTGCTGCCCGAGCACCGCCAGGACGTGCGCCGCTACGTGCGGGATGTCGAGCAGTGCATGCATCGCACGCTCGCCGAGTATGGCCTGTCCTCGGTGACGATCCCCAAGTGGCCCGGGGTGTGGCTCGGCGGCGAGGCGACGCACGATGCCCGGAAGATCGCCGCCATCGGGGTGCACCTGGCGCGCTGGCTCACCACGCATGGCTTCGCGCTCAACGTGAACACGCACCTGGATCACTTCCAGCTCATCGTGCCCTGTGGCATCCGCGAGGCGGGCGTCACGTCGCTGCAGCGCGAGCTGGGCCACCGCGTGCCCATGGCCGAGGTGGAGGACAAGGTGACGCGGCACTTCGCCGAGGTCTTCGAGCTCCAGCGCGCCGAGGGTCCGCCGCCCACGCGCACCGTGAGCGTCACGCTCCTCAAGGGCGAGGGCGCCGACACCCGCGTGCTGCTGCTGCGTCGGCGTCCCCATCGGGGAGGTTTCTGGCAGATCGTCACCGGACGGCTGGAGCCGGGCGAGTCTCCCCGCGAGGCCGCCGCGCGTGAGCTGTTCGAGGAGACCGGACTGCGCGCCGACGTGGTGGATCTGGACTACCGCCACGCCTTCGCGGTGGGCAACACGGTGCCGCCCCGGCTCGTCGAGGAGAACGCCTTCGCCGCGCGGTGCGGTGGCGGCTTCGAGGTGCGTCTGGGGGACGAGCACGATGCCGCCGAGTGGGTGGACGTTCCCACGGCACTCGAGCGGCTGCCCTTCCGGGGGCTGCGCGAGGGCGTGGAGCGCGCCCTCCGGCGTGGCGCGCACGACGTCAGAGGGTGA
- a CDS encoding ClpX C4-type zinc finger protein, translating to MAENVRDVIRAAQAAELGGDKRRAIELFQRAAELCRRGGNRARAEQLLRYALRLDPSRTDLEAELRRLEAGESEPSLPVPVVSSDEDDDEDDVHEGSTWVLEEDSSTLQDALREASLAVDRRANPVGLAVKVMRSAVLTAESVGTRREEPPAPSAVSSPPSLEREGMFIERGPTRADPALEAWCSFCCRPRTEVGPLVAGPAGAFICAACIGESSSLLGGVTARAPSARPRASRPVTQELLGQAEARARLESGLAAGGRRVLVLGPEGSGKSTWLRALAEAGRGEVVTPESIDRASVEATLLVEDVDRLPSAGQAALGAFLSRHPQRTVVMSARGGAVVPGPELVSDTGRLFVPTTASLSEATRGALSLSLLEQVQLLVVLETPGVELLREIARRQLSAREELHLSEEALTALAEEAARSPRTGHELKALLARIPPGSWRRATPGPGKGDT from the coding sequence ATGGCCGAGAACGTCCGCGACGTCATCCGTGCCGCCCAGGCGGCGGAACTCGGCGGCGACAAGCGCCGGGCCATCGAGTTGTTCCAACGCGCCGCCGAGCTGTGCCGGCGCGGGGGAAACCGGGCCCGGGCGGAACAGCTCCTGCGCTATGCCCTGCGGTTGGATCCCTCCCGCACCGACCTGGAAGCAGAACTGCGCCGGTTGGAGGCGGGGGAGAGCGAGCCCTCGCTCCCCGTCCCGGTCGTGTCCTCGGATGAGGACGATGACGAGGACGACGTGCACGAGGGGAGTACCTGGGTGCTCGAGGAGGACTCCTCGACGCTCCAGGATGCGTTGCGCGAGGCCTCGCTGGCCGTGGATCGCCGCGCCAACCCGGTGGGTCTGGCGGTGAAGGTGATGCGGTCGGCCGTCCTCACCGCGGAGAGCGTGGGGACGCGGCGGGAGGAACCGCCCGCGCCGTCCGCCGTGTCCTCCCCGCCGTCGCTGGAGCGGGAGGGCATGTTCATCGAGCGAGGGCCGACCCGGGCCGATCCCGCGCTCGAGGCGTGGTGCTCCTTCTGCTGCCGGCCCCGGACCGAGGTGGGGCCGCTGGTGGCGGGTCCCGCCGGCGCGTTCATCTGCGCGGCCTGCATCGGAGAGTCCAGCTCGCTGCTGGGGGGCGTGACGGCGCGTGCTCCGTCCGCGCGGCCCCGGGCGTCGCGGCCCGTCACCCAGGAACTGCTGGGACAAGCGGAGGCCCGGGCGCGGCTCGAGAGCGGGCTGGCGGCGGGGGGACGTCGGGTGCTGGTGCTCGGTCCCGAGGGCTCGGGGAAGAGCACCTGGCTGCGGGCTCTCGCGGAGGCGGGGCGGGGTGAGGTCGTCACTCCGGAGTCGATCGATCGGGCCTCGGTGGAGGCCACGCTGCTCGTGGAGGACGTGGATCGGCTGCCCTCCGCCGGGCAGGCCGCGCTCGGGGCCTTCCTGAGTCGTCACCCCCAGCGCACGGTGGTGATGTCCGCCCGGGGGGGCGCGGTGGTTCCCGGACCCGAGCTCGTGTCGGACACGGGCCGCCTCTTCGTGCCCACCACGGCCTCGCTCTCCGAGGCCACTCGCGGCGCGCTCTCCCTGTCGTTGTTGGAGCAGGTGCAGCTGCTCGTCGTGCTCGAGACGCCCGGCGTCGAGCTGCTGCGGGAGATCGCCCGGCGACAGCTCTCCGCCCGGGAGGAGCTCCACCTGTCCGAAGAGGCGCTCACCGCGCTCGCCGAGGAGGCCGCCCGTTCACCTCGGACCGGACATGAATTGAAGGCGCTCCTGGCGCGGATTCCCCCCGGCTCCTGGCGGCGGGCGACTCCGGGGCCGGGCAAGGGAGACACGTGA
- a CDS encoding protease inhibitor I42 family protein, which produces MAKPRSGAKKATPAAKKVKSAKGGVLKSASKRVAKAAAKLVAKATEASKAGKKAPAKKKSAAPVAKKAAAKVKQVAKAATKVVTKAAAKVKEAAKGKQTVKPKEATKVKESSAKAGARAEPTAPPVEKPRPRATKLPPPGEPLNKRDMEQLLTAGQGRGVVGEGSLKGRLTLVEGLPGLVVIGRDKRELVFILQGPDQEVLPAYVDHKVSVSGLIKKTTNYGGTVDVRKFSAKKPEAEEPVPEPVESETRLRYLSPGEVSQVISAGMGAGMKGFAALRGNLEMTGEEFVLVVSNAGTRQQVSFILEGKGSKGLRRYLGQTLSVTGVVDKSSGWGGRIDVENVEVRPAEVRPMSREGLETVHVEGEQSTSIDVRLNHAFTVRLQEQPGFSWTIEPTAAKRLGLREANFEVSSEGPASREFFFTPRNPGVSEIEFFLAKAFNPGQVERSFKLNVTVKA; this is translated from the coding sequence ATGGCCAAGCCCAGGTCCGGGGCCAAGAAGGCGACTCCCGCCGCGAAGAAGGTCAAGTCGGCGAAGGGGGGTGTCCTCAAGAGCGCGTCCAAACGAGTGGCGAAGGCGGCCGCGAAGTTGGTGGCGAAAGCGACCGAGGCGTCCAAGGCGGGAAAGAAGGCCCCCGCGAAGAAGAAGTCCGCGGCCCCCGTCGCGAAGAAGGCCGCCGCCAAGGTGAAGCAGGTGGCCAAGGCGGCCACGAAGGTCGTGACCAAAGCGGCGGCGAAGGTGAAGGAGGCCGCCAAGGGTAAGCAGACGGTCAAGCCCAAGGAAGCGACCAAGGTCAAGGAGTCCTCGGCCAAGGCGGGCGCTCGCGCCGAACCAACCGCGCCTCCGGTCGAGAAGCCCCGTCCCCGCGCCACCAAGCTGCCCCCGCCGGGCGAGCCCCTCAACAAGCGAGACATGGAGCAGTTGCTCACCGCCGGCCAGGGCCGGGGCGTGGTGGGCGAGGGCAGCCTCAAGGGCCGCCTGACGCTCGTGGAGGGCCTGCCGGGCCTCGTGGTGATTGGCCGCGACAAGCGCGAGCTGGTCTTCATCCTCCAGGGACCGGATCAGGAAGTGCTGCCGGCCTACGTGGACCACAAGGTGTCCGTCAGTGGTCTCATCAAGAAGACCACCAACTACGGCGGCACGGTGGACGTGCGGAAGTTCTCCGCGAAGAAGCCGGAGGCCGAGGAGCCCGTCCCCGAGCCGGTGGAGTCGGAGACCCGCCTGCGCTACCTGTCGCCCGGCGAGGTGTCGCAGGTCATCTCGGCGGGCATGGGCGCGGGCATGAAGGGCTTCGCCGCGCTGCGCGGCAACCTGGAGATGACCGGCGAGGAGTTCGTGCTGGTGGTCTCCAACGCCGGCACCCGGCAGCAGGTGTCCTTCATCCTCGAGGGCAAGGGCTCCAAGGGCCTGCGCCGCTACCTCGGGCAGACGCTGTCCGTCACCGGCGTGGTGGACAAGTCCTCGGGCTGGGGCGGACGCATCGACGTGGAGAACGTGGAAGTGCGCCCCGCGGAAGTCCGCCCCATGTCCCGCGAGGGCCTGGAGACGGTACACGTGGAAGGCGAGCAGTCGACCAGCATCGACGTGCGGCTCAACCACGCCTTCACCGTGCGGCTCCAGGAGCAGCCGGGCTTCTCGTGGACCATCGAGCCCACGGCGGCCAAGCGGCTGGGCCTGCGCGAGGCCAACTTCGAGGTCAGCTCCGAGGGGCCCGCCTCGCGCGAGTTCTTCTTCACGCCCCGCAATCCGGGCGTCTCGGAGATCGAGTTCTTCCTCGCCAAGGCCTTCAACCCCGGTCAGGTGGAGCGCTCGTTCAAGCTCAACGTGACCGTCAAGGCCTGA